The Aphis gossypii isolate Hap1 unplaced genomic scaffold, ASM2018417v2 Contig00429_ERROPOS248183, whole genome shotgun sequence genome segment GGCATTCACATTTGACTTGCCACATGCATTCCATTTATTCTCAAAAACTGGATTTTTTGGGAATCTATGAAACCGTATATTAGAACCttttaagttcttttttttttatttatttcacagtTTTTTACTGCACACCaagacatattaataaattaataatgctaAAAAGACAAGGTTCAAATAAActacaatagtaaaatacaagaaaaataatgactttttttttaatttgactaatttttaattagtacttatataaattacaaatacatagaaatacaatttatattagaatttaaaatacaatatgaacaacctattattctaatattaccTAGTTCAAGGAACACACTGTTGACATGGTAATATTGTGATCGGTCGGGTACAATGTTTTAAACGGTATTCACTCTTGCCAAAAAGCTTGGCATATCCTAAAAATTTACTGCCGGCTGACGTCatatttaaatggaaaaaaagataaataagttGATTTTCCATGAATGCGCTGAATTGAACCAAATATGGTGATTATATGACCATACCTAGTTATTTAGCCATggatattactatatagtactatatagtACTAGGTATAGTAGTATTATTACAACCTTTTTCTAccaaattttatcttttatattatttattatcagttatcatgAGTTTTTAACGATTATTATAGCAATTGTTTGTGTGCACAGGAAAACTATCAAACTCGTCTGTAAAATTTACccaaataagattaaattgtaaatatcggTTAGGGTGTTCACAACGTTCCATGTagcatatatacctatttattgcggtaattttaatttatatatacctattgttgaAAGtggatgattataatataattattagatactttattatagtaaaaatggatgtaagtcaattttttaagtttgatacaTGAAAGGTGGTCCGATTAGTGACCACCCCCaaaataaatggttattttcgggtcatatttaacatataaaatataaaaatttgtaatcaacttttttaataaaatgttacaaaatcaaaacttaacaacttaacttaaaaaacagaaaataaatgttcgtcttttgaaaatagataaataatattagaaaaaaaaatattataattaatgaaccCTTTTgactttgataaataataaaaaaacgatttactTTTGTATTAACATCAGTACCGGATCTACAAATTATGCAACCCGGGGCACGACATAATATTAGCGCCCCTAAAAGtcaccaataaaaaaatgcaagaGTCCtaaagtgtataaaaatacggattattattataggcgatttaaattttaaatattcacacAATTAatcaagatattatatatatatttaatatttatacattatggaaatgttaattttcaataaaaaaacaaataatttagaacttaaacctatatttaataattatttttcttgatttttttgacgCGAATTCGTTAATGATATCTTCATAATCTATGGATTTAGCAACTTGGTGCTCAATGGATATAATTGAGAGGTCATTTCATCTTGTTTGCTTTGTAGTTGATCTtagatatgatttaattagttTCAGTTTACTAAAACTACGTTCACAAGATGCCGATGTTACGGGtaatgtcaaaaatatttgataagctGTGAATATGTTAGGATAAACTTCTTGAAGACCATTTTTaagaactaaaatttaaaactgcatGTGAACgagcatttattaatttgttatccaATTGAATTGCATGTTGAGTAAAACTAtctaattctaaaattaattaatttttgtcaatatcttttttatattttatacaaaagtcCATAGCATGTTTTTTTAAGTGAATTGTTGgcatactaaataaaaactttccatctaaaaaagaaaaatctttTGCAGCTTCATCAATTGAGTCAAATCTTTCTTTTAAACCGTTCAAGATTCTATCACAGacgtttttcattaaaattttaaatttattttcttcggATAATGTTGATGATTCGTCCAAAATCTCCAATGATTttcttctaattttatttcattttgtaacTCTATATCAATTCCTTTACCTTCACAAATTTACATTTCAAGCATTTTCCATgaacaaaaatactttttatgaatattagaaTTTTCATGTTCTGGTATTCTTTCTGAcacttttttcatttgaatttaaaaacaatttgcatggtacacaaaataatgcattttttaattttgagtagCTAAACCAAGTTCGACGACATTGATTTCCATTAacaagatttttgaaaaaccaaGAAACATTAACAGATCGTCCTTCTCTTTCAGATCTAGTAAGAtccaatttttcaatatagttcattcttattttaacaatatgagTTCTTTGagaatctattattttttcaggCCATGTACCACAATCTTTAAAATCCAAAGTTTCATTTTCACTTAATTTCAATGACATAAATTCGGACACATTTAGACTTTTATCTTGCAATCTGGAATGGCACTATCCATGTGGTATAGATCTTCGAGATGTGACCACTTTGCATATTTTGCGATGTTATCAACTGTATATACTAAGTCTTTCGTTAGAAGATTATTTCTGATACATTTCAGTAAGTGAGGGACATCATATATATGAACCAACTTCAGTCTTTGTTTATCATGTAATTCAACCTCATAAAATTCATCATGATATTCTGAGTTGTTTTTTACATGATAAAGTCGAGTTTCATTATTCAGAATTTTATTGCACCAACATTTGCAGTTCCTGGTCACTAATAGTGGCTACAACACGAAGACCTGTCAAATGAACAGCCTCAAtaacctattaaaattatgtttattgtattattaattattattatttataaaataatatataataaaataaattacttgtttCAATTGGCAAATAATTTCTTGTTGATTTGTGACTCCCTCGCaaaatgtgtacataataggctgtttgaattttttttttttattcctcgTACCATAAAGACTAATGCGTGATCAGCAATTTGTTGAGTTTTACTATGCCCCGTATTCACAAACCCATTGATTTCATCGGTAACTGTAGTCAAACCACTCGATAAGCACACTTCGTCGAATAAAACTGAACAATACctgaaacaaataattgtaggtgaaaaaaataaaataaaaactatgctCAATTTAGCATTTTACCTTTCTGATGGCTTgagatttttaacattatctgTAAGTACTTTCATCATCAATGGACAAATTCTGGTGAAATTTTAACACTAGAGAGGATGTTATTCAGTGTTCGTTTGCTTGGCAAGGTAAAAGTTTTGCCAACATGCGATAACATTTTGGTAAACGTTTATACAAAGataaacttaacattttttcatccAAATTGAATCGATGTCGGCTTGACTTTTTGGTCTCTCTAACTTGAAGTTTCATGAACAATGATGCTGCAGCAGTAATTTTTGGTGACAACCGTGAAACTAAGTTTATCGTTGAACTTTTCAGCATCTCTCAGTCTTGCTTTAAACGAATTGTTTCGATTTGTGTTACGCCTACTTTGTTTAAGGagcaaatttgatattttgtaaaactttCTACAAATTGGTGTCAaacgtttaaaatttctaactCCTATTTGTTTCTAAACATAtagaaaaaaaccaaaattaagaGATAAATACTCAATTGTTCAATCTAcatgcaaataaaaataatttaaaatcttaaaacaaataaataaaaatcataagcaCCAGTTCCAGTTTTTAGGTTTCTTGTAGTTTGTTTACCATGCAACTTTTTATCATTTCCAGAATTTCTTACTTCTATTTTGTCTGCTGTTAATAGGACGccacatcaaaatatttacacgaacaatttcttttaaaaacacGTTTGCACGTTCCAAGAATATGGGTTACTGAGTGGTTTTGTTGTAAAAACACCTATGAACAAAATTGTAGAGGAGATACAAATCTGGTTCCGTAAGAAgcccaaattttaattttttaatttttaagtcctAAAAATAACTGTcgaaaaaaggtaaaaaatgGCATTATGAAACATGAAATATCTTACAAAGTTTTACAGATATCAAGAATCGGACTTCTTACAGAACCAGATTTGTATCTCctctacaattttatttataggtgtttttacaataaaaccaCTCAGTAACCATATTCTTGGAACGCGCAAAGTATGTTTTATAAGAAAACCGCGGAAAATTACAGCCGACTGCGGGCGACTGGTGCTGCCCAAATATATTACGCGCAGTGTTCGATAACGTTTGATACCCCCCGACCCGCAATAACAACCGTATTCATATTCCTAACCGGTTATTGTCAAGAAGCACTCcgctgtaaataataatatgataatccACTCGAACTCGGgggtatgaaaaataatattattttattcccgACCATTTCTGTTTGATTTCTATCGCATAGAAACGAAGATTTTGGTGAAAATTATCCgcttttgacaatttttttttttttaactcgtttGAATAAAGAAGAATGATCCATATTTGAGTGTActtaaaaactgttaaaacATCAGCTATTTTAggtgaaaaacaataattatattataatataaagtttatttttttgcatgATATAGGaacattatacaatgattGAAAATTGACTTTAATTGacacaaaacattaataaaacaataatatacaaatgtacCATGTACTAGGTATTacgcattaaaaattaaccatcaaatttgattatattttaattactataatatagtacaattacacttaatataacaataacaaatataaacatatttacattatttatatacaactcattattatttaataaggtCTTACTGATAATGTAGATGATTattaaaagattataatatattgttatccaGGGGCGTcatttcaacttttttattgttggtGCCAAAATTTTTGCAGGCCATTCAAATCATTACCAGGCCAcatggaaattttttttttggtggataagggggggggggggttaagTGGGGACAAAAACTTTATGTAATATGTCacctatattagtataaaaacataatattattactatttttgaaGAACTATGTGTAGGTACTTTTAATgagtttatgttatattgtggATGCCAGTTGTATTTGGTAAGCAAATTTATGGATATAATGCATCTTAATAGTACTTAATCAAACTtaacctatacattttttctcccTGCAcactcaaaataaataatatagctaaACGCCTAAAcctgaaatttgttttatggGTTACCTTGTTCAAAATGGCacaatatacttaattcatatttctaaatttgtcCACttctaattttaacttaacaacttaaattcaatttaataacaaatcatttagttacacaaataaaaacatttattatcataaagcaatagttatttaatacatataattatattacattagtgGATATCTTcgatttttcaactttgaaAATGAATCTACAGCatcatttagattaattttattggccTCTTCTTTCTCCACACTAACCACTAATAAGTCACTTAAGCGCTCATCTCTCATGGTTGATCTAATATAAGACTTGACTCTCTTaagtgaagaaaaaaatctttcaTTAGAAGCCGTACTTATAGGTaaagttaaaactaaacatattatgtttaatgtttctgAAAAAGCAACTGGAAAATCTTTTAAACAGGAAATAATgtcatttaaattcaaattggttatattttttttaagaatcaaGGATTTTGCAGAAGGAAATTCGGATAACATTTTAGACTCATTAAActgaaaataactataatggtttgtaaagaatattaaatgagGGCAGTtaggattaaaaaaattattgctggatacatcaaaaatttcaaacagCTTAAACAAATCTTTGCTCTTCTCTGAAAATCTTTCATTCAGCTGTTGAAGAAACCTGAAAAAAATCATgcttatgttattaaatcaaaaactaaacCACAGAGTTGAAATATCTACTTTATGAATTTGCATTTACATTTAAGAAAGGGAATTTAAACAtcattcgtataatataagttatgcatggattctattttataaaatattaatataaataaataaagcaagtaaatatatttctatacagtGTTGGATAGGAAAAGTACAAAcacacaacattttaaaactttggCAAGCTCAAAATCAGAATTGGGTtacaattgttaattataacacTTTAATTGAATCCAGCTCACCGATTTAACTTTGTAACTCATGGTTCTATCAGTGTTTCGGGTTGATATCTAAATGTAGGTAatctaattttcataaaataaatggtcGTCTTATAACATTCTTACCTGTCAATGCAGCCATAAAAAActtcagttttaaaattttttactttaagagATTTCATTGATTCACTTTTTCCAGTAGTactcattacataatattcttcaAGTTTCTTAGATGGTTGTAGTTTTCTTCTAAGACGAGTATTTCTTTCTTGTTCCTCCTCAACTGTTATACCAAGGCTTAAAGCATGTGTTTTAgctttgttatataatagtgaATAACTTGCATCTGATCTTAGGGTTGTTAAATCTTTTCTTGTTAAATCGACTAGATCCATAGCTGCTGGTAATACGATTTTTGGGTTTTGTAACTCACACGATAAACAATGAATGGTTTCAAGAAGCTTTtccataatatgtaatactaacACAAATCGAAATGTTGATACCTCTTTAAGTAAACCTAAAGCTTTTGCTGGTTGATCATCTTGCACAGTTAAAACTTTCAATACATCTAATATTTCTGGAATtcgcatttttattttttgtagagAAGTATGCCAGTAAGACCATCTAGTTTCCACAAGTCGTTCTAAATGGATtgcttttaagtttttatccTCTTGaactttcataaaaatttcataacgAGTATGTCCATTCATTAAGTACTTATACAAAGACTGGactgtatcaaaaaaaaaaaccacaataCTGTTGTTTTGAATAGAATGAATTAAACAAAGATTTAGTCGGTGAGCATAGCAATGCACAAATATAGCTTGCGGTACTACATCTGCTATTCGTTTTTGTACTCCCGAGAACACTCCACTCATAACCGATGCTCCGTCATAACATTGAGCAATGCACTTGTtgatatctaaattattttctattacaattttttggaTTTCTTGACTAAGAGTTGAAGCATTACATTTAACCATGTGGTAACAACCCAAagctttttcaaaaacattaaactcATTGTCAACAAACCTGATTACGAATGACAGCTGTTCTTTTTTACTAGTGTCTTTAGTTTCATCTACAAGAATAGAAAAGGCACCAATTGgtgaaatttgtttaattatgtttgaCCTTGTGATAGaagcaataattttaatacaatcgtTCTGATATTCAGGAGATGTATAATGCCCATATCTGGAttctagttttaatttaacattatcatcacaaaacatatttaagaGTTCAATATAATTTCCACGGTTTGATGATTCTTTACTCTCATCGTGTCCTCGGAATGGTATGCCTTGTTTTGCTAAATACAAAGTAGttttcaataagtaataaacatGTTGACGGTTATCTTCAACTTCTTTCTTTCGAGAATGTATTATGCCACTTGCAATAGaagaataacttttattacattttaaatttaaaaacatagtaTACTTTTCAAAGTTTAGCTTATGATAATTAGTCTTTTCATGGTATTTAAATGATTCTGCTTGTTTTTGCCAACAGTTGAatcctttatttaaaaatgttcgttCAAATTGTAGTCCATTAGTAGATGTAAAATGTCgacaaacaaaacaatacaCCTGGTCTTTTACAATTGAATACTCAATCCAATTGAAATGTTCgtacaattttgaattgaacgctcttttatttttattttttggaaaacTTGCAAGTAGTGGTTGTTTTGGACTATCATACTTAGAAATTGATAAATCAgaaacctaaaaatatatggttttaatgtcaagttatgataaaaaataaaaaactcacCTCTGGTTTAAAATCCTTAGATTCAGTGTCacattttgttaatttgttgaaaacaATAGTCTCAtctttgttttcaaaaatattgacttCTTCATTgttcaaacaattattactaatatgtGTGACAGAACTCTCCATAGATTGTGTTAAATTATCAgatttctacataatataaagaattatatcatattattatatttgtataatacattatatatatatagatttgaTTACTGtctttatgtacctattttttatgtaggttaggtactcaattaaaaatgtgtataggtacatattttatgattaattgttttttttattttgtcattcaaactgtattaatattaattatataaccacTTAACACAACAAACTaacaaaatacctatttaagacAGTTACCTAAGTCCATAGTTTGTAGGTATTCAATTTTGGTTGAGATTTAGTGtctaaaattagtaaaactaCATAATGTCCTTAAAATCTTAGATAAAATACCTAGTTGATATTTACTGTCGAGCCTTAATGaacaattaggtatattaaaaataaagactgACCTCTTGATTAATATCCATAGATTTGGTGTCACATTCTGTTGATTTAACGACAATCTCATCTATTTCTtccttttcaaaaaatgtgccttcttcattgtttaaataactacTAGTATGTGTGACAGGACTCTCCATAGAATCTGCTAAGCTATGAGACtcctagataatattataaagaatcaagaatgtacttattattttatactatataattctgtgttagttcaaaaattataaatgaataaagcTAAGGAatgtatgaaaacaaaataggcaggtaagtatattaaaaaaagaattttcaagttaaataaacataaactaaAGAGCTAAGAGCACTGAAAAATGTATCTGATAGTTTAAAGTATAGGTTAGTATAGGTTCTTTTAAGTCACAATTCATAAACTGTCACACATTCTGCGGGTATAT includes the following:
- the LOC126554086 gene encoding zinc finger MYM-type protein 1-like; this encodes MPGEDRHRAIKIGQQAEESHSLADSMESPVTHTSSYLNNEEGTFFEKEEIDEIVVKSTECDTKSMDINQEKSDNLTQSMESSVTHISNNCLNNEEVNIFENKDETIVFNKLTKCDTESKDFKPEVSDLSISKYDSPKQPLLASFPKNKNKRAFNSKLYEHFNWIEYSIVKDQVYCFVCRHFTSTNGLQFERTFLNKGFNCWQKQAESFKYHEKTNYHKLNFEKYTMFLNLKCNKSYSSIASGIIHSRKKEVEDNRQHVYYLLKTTLYLAKQGIPFRGHDESKESSNRGNYIELLNMFCDDNVKLKLESRYGHYTSPEYQNDCIKIIASITRSNIIKQISPIGAFSILVDETKDTSKKEQLSFVIRFVDNEFNVFEKALGCYHMVKCNASTLSQEIQKIVIENNLDINKCIAQCYDGASVMSGVFSGVQKRIADVVPQAIFVHCYAHRLNLCLIHSIQNNSIVVFFFDTVQSLYKYLMNGHTRYEIFMKVQEDKNLKAIHLERLVETRWSYWHTSLQKIKMRIPEILDVLKVLTVQDDQPAKALGLLKEVSTFRFVLVLHIMEKLLETIHCLSCELQNPKIVLPAAMDLVDLTRKDLTTLRSDASYSLLYNKAKTHALSLGITVEEEQERNTRLRRKLQPSKKLEEYYVMSTTGKSESMKSLKVKNFKTEVFYGCIDRFLQQLNERFSEKSKDLFKLFEIFDVSSNNFFNPNCPHLIFFTNHYSYFQFNESKMLSEFPSAKSLILKKNITNLNLNDIISCLKDFPVAFSETLNIICLVLTLPISTASNERFFSSLKRVKSYIRSTMRDERLSDLLVVSVEKEEANKINLNDAVDSFSKLKNRRYPLM